The following are from one region of the Nitrospiria bacterium genome:
- a CDS encoding AI-2E family transporter: protein MKSNETSPIIWILISVASLVIIIAGLRAAQSIVVPFLLAGFIALIFAPSLFWLQRKRIPILGALLIIFVVIFLAGIGAAAIIGMSLDDFSKALPEYQERLTEGKNEVLQGLAKTGFNITEKGLLKSINPGSAMDLIGGLLSGLGGMLSNSVLILLTVIFILLEAAGFPTKLRSALGPKATFVHFDKFSQKIQSYLVIKTIISLITGLVIAGWLAVLGVNFPLLWGFLAFVLNFIPNIGSIIAAVPAVVLALIDLGIVPSFLVISGYVAVNVVMGNVVEPRFLGRSLGLSPLVVFLSLVFWGWVLGPVGMVLSVPLTMMVKIALDSREDTQWMAMLLGSGPPAGKS, encoded by the coding sequence ATGAAATCTAACGAAACCTCTCCTATCATTTGGATATTAATTTCAGTGGCTTCTCTGGTGATCATCATCGCAGGACTCCGTGCGGCACAATCCATTGTTGTTCCCTTTCTTCTGGCGGGATTTATCGCTTTAATTTTTGCTCCATCCTTATTTTGGTTGCAGCGAAAACGCATTCCAATCCTGGGTGCGTTATTGATCATTTTTGTCGTTATTTTTTTGGCTGGGATTGGAGCGGCCGCCATCATCGGTATGTCTCTTGATGATTTTTCAAAGGCTTTGCCAGAATATCAGGAGCGACTAACAGAGGGAAAAAACGAGGTGCTCCAAGGGCTTGCGAAAACAGGGTTCAATATTACGGAGAAAGGATTATTAAAATCAATCAATCCCGGTTCCGCCATGGATCTAATTGGTGGCCTTTTGAGCGGTTTAGGGGGCATGCTCAGCAATTCCGTTTTAATTCTACTCACAGTCATTTTTATTTTATTGGAGGCAGCAGGTTTTCCAACCAAATTAAGGTCTGCATTGGGGCCAAAAGCAACGTTTGTTCATTTTGACAAATTCAGTCAAAAAATTCAGAGCTACCTGGTGATTAAAACCATTATTAGTCTTATTACAGGATTAGTCATTGCCGGTTGGCTTGCGGTTTTGGGTGTGAATTTTCCTCTGCTTTGGGGGTTTTTGGCTTTTGTTCTAAACTTTATTCCTAATATCGGTTCCATCATCGCGGCTGTTCCCGCAGTGGTCCTCGCATTGATTGATCTGGGGATTGTTCCTTCTTTTTTAGTCATCAGCGGATACGTTGCGGTTAATGTGGTGATGGGTAACGTGGTTGAACCCCGGTTTTTGGGAAGGAGTCTTGGGTTATCGCCTTTGGTGGTTTTTCTTTCATTGGTTTTTTGGGGGTGGGTGCTTGGGCCGGTGGGAATGGTGTTGTCCGTTCCCTTGACCATGATGGTAAAAATTGCCCTCGATAGCCGGGAGGACACCCAATGGATGGCAATGCTATTGGGATCAGGACCTCCGGCAGGAAAATCTTGA